The following coding sequences are from one Musa acuminata AAA Group cultivar baxijiao chromosome BXJ1-6, Cavendish_Baxijiao_AAA, whole genome shotgun sequence window:
- the LOC103989270 gene encoding uncharacterized protein LOC103989270: MQALGWEPLSKANRQAVERHGRGNGVFRGNELASRCEPKPCLVKKPKDTMNRRHIPAFGKWDYSDDLPITQYFESAVQAGLVPGQFLGEDSHLFKVPPVAPEKPAHHHQQQQRKKGEKQHRNGQDRKQAGEECDTTARKLRAPKAVDEDLYKIPPELLCRKPKRKKLLRSLWSGCLGLNCIA, translated from the exons ATGCAGGCTTTGGGATGGGAGCCATTGAGCAAAGCAAACAGGCAAGCGGTAGAGAGACATGGCAGAGGGAATGGGGTCTTTCGTGGCAACGAGTTGGCTTCCCGATGTGAGCCTAAGCCATGCCTCGTAAAGAAGCCAAAG GATACGATGAACAGGCGGCACATTCCAGCATTCGGGAAGTGGGACTACTCTGATGATCTACCCATCACGCAGTACTTCGAGTCTGCAGTGCAGGCTGGCTTAGTCCCAGGCCAATTCCTTGGAGAAGATTCTCATCTGTTCAAGGTGCCACCAGTAGCCCCAGAGAAACCAGCTCATCACCACCAACAGCAGCAGAGAAAG AAAGGAGAGAAGCAGCATAGGAACGGGCAAGACAGAAAGCAAGCAGGGGAGGAGTGTGACACCACCGCAAGGAAGCTGAGAGCTCCCAAGGCCGTGGACGAGGACTTGTACAAGATCCCACCTGAGCTCCTCTGCCGGAAGCCCAAGagg AAGAAGTTGCTGAGGAGCTTGTGGTCAGGATGCCTGGGACTCAACTGCATTGCGTGA
- the LOC135677829 gene encoding prolyl 4-hydroxylase 1-like: MFLTSEEQNLPIIQAIENRIAMFSQIPAENGEQMQVLRYKQSQFYSVHSDYFTNITHIKKGGQRVATMLMYLNDDVEGGETYFPMAAAGECSCGGMMVRGLCVKPSQGDALLFWSLGLNGRLDPHSLHAGCPVLSGEKWSATKWMRESTLR; this comes from the exons ATGTTTCTAACTTCAGAAGAGCAAAATTTGCCAATTATACAG GCTATCGAAAACCGGATTGCTATGTTTTCTCAAATTCCTGCAGAAAATGGTGAGCAAATGCAAGTACtaag GTATAAACAAAGTCAGTTTTACAGTGTACATTCTGATTACTTCACTAACATT ACTCACATAAAGAAAGGAGGCCAACGTGTAGCGACGATGCTAATGTATTTAAACGATGATGTTGAAGGGGGTGAGACCTACTTTCCAATG GCCGCAGCTGGTgaatgcagttgtggaggaatgaTGGTTAGGGGGCTTTGTGTGAAGCCAAGCCAAGGGGATGCACTTCTTTTCTGGAGCTTG GGGCTTAATGGAAGACTTGATCCACACAGTTTGCATGCGGGATGTCCAGTACTAAGTGGGGAGAAGTGGTCAGCCACAAAATGGATGAGGGAAAGTACTTTACGTTGA